Proteins encoded within one genomic window of Triticum aestivum cultivar Chinese Spring chromosome 2D, IWGSC CS RefSeq v2.1, whole genome shotgun sequence:
- the LOC123048601 gene encoding L-type lectin-domain containing receptor kinase SIT2, whose translation MLLLEPYHLVALLLLLVPAGRCLAATAGGGGDDSRQFILLAAAMTGANLTLDGASRVMPNGLLLLTDGRKLKGHGVHPFPLPFRTASNATGSVRPFSTTFVFAISSQYDDVSSDGIAFFVAASREVLSTASPGQFLGLLNEDNIGNRSARIFAVELDTFKDDELRDINNNHVGVDVDSLVSIDSTNAGYYDDGTGMFQNLSLISQKPMQVWVDYDSRATEITVTMAPLGVVRPKKPLLRTTVDLSGVVQNTAYVGFSSATNFFPTRHVVLGWSFALDEPAPALNISMLPALPSTSTSTYMTRWSIWPMMIALASVTLVSGSVTRTYLEGEVLEVSIGVCFARLA comes from the exons ATGCTTCTTCTCGAGCCTTACCACTTGGTCGCTCTGCTCCTGCTCCTCGTCCCTGCCGGTCGTTGCCTCGCGGCCAccgccggtggcggcggcgatgacaGTCGGCAGTTCATCTTGCTGGCGGCGGCGATGACGGGCGCGAACCTGACGCTCGACGGCGCGAGCAGAGTTATGCCTAACGGCCTCCTCTTGCTGACCGATGGCAGAAAGCTGAAAGGCCATGGCGTCCACCCATTCCCGCTGCCGTTCCGCACCGCGTCGAATGCCACCGGCTCCGTGCGGCCTTTCTCGACCACCTTCGTCTTCGCCATCTCCAGTCAATACGACGACGTGAGCAGCGACGGCATCGCCTTCTTCGTGGCCGCGTCCAGGGAGGTGCTCTCCACTGCGTCGCCAGGCCAGTTCCTGGGCCTCCTCAACGAAGACAATATTGGCAACCGGAGCGCCCGCATCTTCGCCGTGGAGCTAGACACGTTCAAAGATGACGAGCTCCGTGACATCAACAACAACCATGTCGGCGTCGACGTTGATAGCCTCGTATCAATCGATTCCACCAACGCCGGGTACTATGATGACGGCACCGGGATGTTCCAGAACCTAAGTCTGATAAGCCAGAAGCCCATGCAGGTGTGGGTGGACTACGACAGCAGGGCCACGGAGATCACCGTGACCATGGCTCCGTTGGGCGTGGTCAGGCCCAAGAAGCCCCTCCTGCGGACCACCGTCGACCTCTCGGGGGTGGTGCAGAACACCGCGTACGTCGGGTTCTCTTCGGCAACGAACTTCTTTCCAACACGACACGTCGTCCTCGGCTGGAGCTTCGCATTGGATGAGCCGGCCCCTGCATTGAACATCTCAATGTTGCCGGCCTTGCCATCGACATCGACCTCGACCTACATGACACGGTGGTCCATATGGCCAATGATGATCGCCTTAGCATCGGTGACGCTGGTTTCG GGTTCAGTGACAAGAACCTACTTGGAAGGGGAGGTTTTGGAAGTGTCTATAGGGGTGTGCTTCGCAAGACTGGCATGA